In Kaistella faecalis, a genomic segment contains:
- a CDS encoding endonuclease MutS2, producing MHITKDQLEELEFPELLAEIAPFAYSPKTAYKITQLTPFSIDEAELSLKKVAEFLSSFESDNAIPFNEYEDIEEELKLMVIENFRLENAAFIRIKSLTEQIGRLQKFFPVYGDLFLNLNSDISSLEYRKEIIDKIDKVFNRFGEVKSEASPILKTLRSAIQHARKAIQENFNRTLTALSATDFLDDIRESIIDDQRVLAVKSGYKKRVPGRVLGLSKTGSITYIQPESVVKHQFKLREDIEEEKKEVDKILRKLTAEIAEFNELLSDYQTYIFDLDLTRAKAKFAENIGGILPKINRHKTLRLVNAYHPLLLLRNREEKKQIFPQTFTLTEHNRILCISGPNAGGKSITLKTVGLLQLMIQSGILVPVHPKSEMFFFGSIMTDIGDNQSIENHLSTYSSRLKKMSAIIRESDENTLLLIDEFGTGSDPELGGALAESFLEFFYKKKSFAIITTHYTNIKLVIEQLPNAQNAAMLFDEHSLEPLYKLEVGQAGSSFTFEVAQKNKIPAFIINSAKKKVEDDIVNLDKTIVKLQQEKFEVEKLKTNLTEQKESTQNKKENLEKLNEQLQQKLFNFQKLYEEEHRKLQFGNKIEGFIDSYVKGKSRKDVVKDFVKILEQEKFRKLGSDKDETKKLQVVKRKITQQLKKVDVQEKIAETNEKLEDKRVKERAVWLKVGQRVRISGSTSVGTIEKIDKNQKVTVNYGMFKTQISAEELERI from the coding sequence GTGCATATTACTAAAGACCAATTAGAAGAACTGGAATTTCCCGAATTACTCGCGGAAATCGCTCCGTTTGCGTATTCCCCGAAAACCGCATATAAAATCACACAGCTCACGCCTTTTTCCATTGATGAGGCAGAACTTTCATTAAAAAAGGTTGCCGAATTCCTATCAAGTTTCGAGAGCGATAATGCGATTCCCTTCAATGAATACGAAGATATTGAGGAAGAACTGAAGTTGATGGTTATTGAAAATTTCAGGTTAGAAAACGCAGCCTTCATCAGAATAAAAAGTCTGACAGAGCAAATCGGCAGGCTTCAGAAATTTTTCCCGGTGTACGGCGACTTGTTTCTTAATCTGAACAGCGATATCAGCAGCTTGGAATACCGGAAAGAAATCATCGACAAGATCGACAAGGTTTTCAACCGTTTCGGTGAAGTTAAAAGTGAAGCCTCTCCTATTTTGAAAACTTTAAGATCCGCTATTCAGCACGCCCGAAAAGCCATTCAGGAAAACTTCAACCGCACTTTAACCGCACTTTCTGCCACCGATTTTCTGGATGATATCCGTGAAAGCATTATTGACGACCAGAGGGTTCTTGCAGTGAAATCCGGTTATAAGAAAAGGGTTCCGGGCAGAGTTTTAGGCTTATCAAAAACCGGATCGATTACCTACATCCAGCCCGAATCTGTCGTGAAACATCAGTTCAAACTCCGCGAAGATATTGAGGAGGAGAAGAAAGAAGTTGATAAAATTTTAAGAAAACTCACTGCAGAAATTGCGGAATTCAATGAACTGCTTTCAGATTATCAAACCTACATATTCGACCTAGACTTAACCCGCGCGAAAGCCAAATTTGCTGAAAACATCGGAGGTATTTTACCCAAAATAAACCGTCACAAAACGCTTCGTCTGGTAAATGCATATCATCCCTTACTATTGTTGCGAAACCGCGAAGAGAAAAAACAGATTTTCCCCCAGACTTTTACCTTAACCGAACACAACCGCATCCTTTGTATTTCAGGCCCGAACGCGGGTGGAAAATCCATCACACTGAAAACGGTAGGATTGCTGCAACTGATGATTCAAAGCGGAATTCTGGTGCCCGTACATCCGAAATCCGAAATGTTTTTCTTCGGAAGCATTATGACTGATATCGGCGACAACCAGTCTATCGAAAATCATCTTTCCACCTACTCGTCGCGTCTGAAGAAAATGTCTGCTATCATTCGTGAATCTGACGAGAACACCCTATTGCTGATTGACGAGTTTGGTACCGGCTCCGATCCTGAATTGGGTGGCGCTTTGGCAGAAAGTTTCCTTGAATTTTTTTATAAAAAGAAAAGTTTTGCCATTATTACGACGCATTACACCAACATCAAACTGGTGATCGAGCAGCTTCCGAACGCGCAGAATGCCGCGATGCTTTTCGATGAGCATTCCCTGGAACCACTTTATAAACTGGAAGTCGGACAGGCCGGAAGTTCTTTCACATTTGAAGTCGCGCAGAAAAACAAGATTCCGGCTTTCATCATTAATTCTGCTAAGAAAAAGGTGGAGGACGATATCGTAAACCTCGATAAAACCATCGTAAAACTTCAACAGGAAAAATTTGAAGTTGAAAAGCTCAAAACTAATCTTACAGAACAGAAAGAATCGACCCAGAATAAAAAAGAAAACCTCGAAAAACTGAATGAGCAGCTTCAGCAGAAACTTTTCAATTTCCAGAAACTGTATGAAGAAGAGCACCGTAAACTGCAGTTCGGGAATAAGATCGAAGGTTTTATTGATTCCTATGTAAAAGGAAAATCGCGCAAGGATGTGGTGAAAGATTTCGTGAAGATCCTGGAGCAGGAAAAATTCAGGAAACTGGGCTCGGACAAAGATGAAACGAAGAAACTTCAGGTCGTAAAACGCAAGATCACCCAACAGCTGAAAAAAGTCGACGTTCAGGAGAAGATTGCCGAAACCAACGAAAAGCTTGAAGATAAAAGAGTGAAGGAACGTGCGGTGTGGCTGAAAGTAGGTCAGCGGGTGCGCATTTCCGGCAGTACGAGCGTTGGAACCATCGAAAAAATCGACAAAAACCAGAAAGTGACGGTAAACTACGGCATGTTTAAAACCCAGATTTCGGCGGAAGAACTGGAGCGGATTTAA
- a CDS encoding DUF456 domain-containing protein — MDTTLIQLISIVLLILGILGTFIPVLPGLLLSLCGLLIYKFGTDAPLDMVYIWIFVFLTGVSVVLNYVIPARTNRKYGGTRWGSVGSVIGTLVGMFFIPVPFGFLIGMFLGVFIGELLHDASDKKKAWNSTKGAFIGFLYGTGFNFMVGLAMFLVVLFDIL, encoded by the coding sequence ATGGACACTACATTAATTCAGCTCATCAGCATTGTATTACTCATTTTGGGTATTCTGGGAACTTTTATTCCTGTTTTACCAGGACTGCTCCTCAGTCTATGCGGATTGCTGATTTACAAATTCGGGACAGATGCACCACTGGACATGGTTTACATTTGGATCTTTGTATTTCTTACTGGTGTTTCTGTAGTTTTAAATTATGTAATTCCGGCAAGAACCAACCGCAAATATGGCGGAACGCGCTGGGGAAGCGTAGGGTCGGTAATCGGTACGTTGGTGGGGATGTTTTTTATTCCGGTTCCCTTCGGTTTTTTAATCGGAATGTTTCTGGGCGTTTTTATAGGGGAATTACTGCATGATGCTTCTGATAAAAAGAAAGCTTGGAATTCAACTAAAGGAGCCTTTATTGGATTTCTTTACGGAACAGGTTTCAACTTTATGGTCGGTCTGGCAATGTTTTTGGTCGTGTTATTCGACATCCTTTAA
- a CDS encoding mechanosensitive ion channel family protein has product MNDELKDTKDFLQNISDNIHYAVRDSLPDNWVLLGQITLKFLFLLGLVYVTDFILKFLLNQIFRTFFNDDKYPIQKSIYQSKITNSVAHLIALLFGSFALFSIFYRHPKSFIFLERMVGLAIVLVVAGMLYRSLSAFRNYFIIQQDYYKIIALNAVSQSVKIFGIFVSSIVAISVIFGISGSAILGSLGAITAVLVLVFRDTILGFVTGIHVATSKNLKVGDWIGIPKYNLEGNIQDINLLTTKIQNFDKTISTIPTYDFLTTEIKNIQVMSESNTRRIKRSIIFNINSFKFLDDETLGRLSKVNLIKSYLEVKQSEMSQQRKLIDNPELIINGRQLTNIGVFREYVFNYLKNNQHIDQEGTILVRQLENTPHGMPLEIYCFTNDSQWANYEDIQADIFDHLLVASKEFDLEVIQFVKIQ; this is encoded by the coding sequence ATGAATGACGAACTGAAAGATACCAAAGATTTCCTACAGAACATCAGTGATAATATTCACTATGCTGTTCGCGACAGTTTGCCCGATAACTGGGTTTTGCTCGGCCAAATCACACTTAAATTTCTGTTCCTTCTGGGTCTTGTGTATGTTACCGATTTTATCCTGAAGTTTCTGCTGAACCAAATCTTCAGAACTTTTTTTAATGACGATAAATATCCGATACAGAAATCGATTTACCAGTCCAAAATCACGAATTCCGTAGCTCATTTAATTGCGCTTCTTTTTGGAAGTTTTGCTCTGTTTTCGATATTTTACCGACATCCAAAGAGTTTTATTTTTCTTGAAAGAATGGTGGGCTTAGCGATCGTTTTGGTGGTGGCAGGAATGCTGTACCGGAGTTTAAGTGCATTCAGAAATTATTTCATCATTCAGCAGGATTACTATAAAATAATTGCCCTGAATGCGGTGTCGCAAAGTGTAAAGATTTTCGGAATTTTCGTGTCATCAATTGTCGCAATCAGTGTCATATTTGGGATCAGCGGATCAGCGATTCTGGGAAGTCTGGGAGCGATCACGGCAGTATTGGTTTTGGTTTTCCGGGATACGATTTTAGGATTCGTAACGGGAATTCACGTGGCGACCTCAAAAAATCTGAAAGTTGGAGACTGGATCGGAATTCCGAAATATAATTTGGAGGGAAATATTCAGGATATCAATCTTTTAACGACTAAAATTCAGAATTTTGATAAAACCATTTCTACGATTCCTACTTACGATTTTCTTACGACGGAAATCAAAAATATCCAGGTAATGTCCGAAAGCAATACCCGAAGAATCAAGCGTTCCATTATTTTTAATATCAATTCCTTTAAATTTCTTGATGATGAAACGCTGGGCAGATTATCCAAAGTAAATTTAATTAAAAGTTATCTGGAGGTTAAGCAATCTGAAATGTCGCAGCAAAGAAAACTTATCGATAATCCTGAACTGATCATTAACGGAAGACAGCTTACCAACATCGGGGTTTTCCGCGAATATGTGTTTAATTATCTTAAAAATAACCAGCATATCGATCAGGAAGGAACCATCCTCGTAAGACAGCTGGAAAACACCCCACACGGGATGCCGCTGGAAATCTACTGCTTTACAAATGATTCTCAATGGGCTAACTATGAGGATATTCAGGCCGATATTTTCGATCATCTTCTCGTAGCTTCCAAGGAATTCGACCTGGAAGTAATACAGTTTGTAAAAATCCAATAA
- a CDS encoding alpha/beta fold hydrolase yields the protein MEILHAKIFGQDKPGTPLLVFHGLFGMLDNWGSFGKEMGEFFPVHLIDLRNHGKSFHSAEMSHDDLAHDIAHYMEFHHIEKANLLGHSLGGKAVMQFAIKYPIKVQKLIVVDISPKAYPPHHQGILKALESVDFEKITTRQEAEEVLQQYIPEKSVIQFLAKNLYWTDDKKLAWRFNLKTLSERYSEFVSNAIKFGVFSGETLFIAGAKSNYILPQDEFQIRQQFPQASVIKIENAGHWVQAENPKDFNEAVKDFLSENRID from the coding sequence ATGGAAATTCTACACGCGAAAATCTTTGGACAGGATAAGCCGGGAACTCCGCTTCTCGTTTTTCACGGCCTGTTTGGGATGCTGGATAACTGGGGAAGTTTCGGCAAAGAAATGGGTGAATTCTTTCCTGTTCACCTCATTGACTTAAGAAATCACGGTAAAAGTTTCCATTCGGCAGAGATGTCTCATGATGATCTGGCGCACGATATCGCCCATTACATGGAATTTCATCACATCGAAAAAGCGAATCTTCTCGGGCATTCTTTAGGTGGAAAAGCAGTGATGCAGTTTGCCATAAAATACCCTATTAAAGTACAGAAATTAATTGTTGTAGATATTTCTCCCAAAGCTTATCCGCCGCACCACCAGGGAATCCTGAAAGCACTCGAAAGCGTAGATTTTGAGAAAATAACAACAAGACAGGAAGCAGAAGAAGTCCTGCAGCAGTATATTCCCGAAAAATCGGTGATTCAGTTTTTGGCTAAAAATTTATACTGGACGGATGATAAAAAACTCGCCTGGCGTTTTAATCTGAAAACCCTTTCGGAAAGATACAGTGAATTTGTTTCGAACGCAATAAAATTTGGTGTGTTTTCCGGAGAGACGCTGTTTATTGCCGGTGCAAAATCGAATTATATTTTACCGCAGGACGAATTTCAGATCAGGCAGCAATTCCCGCAGGCTTCCGTTATAAAAATAGAAAATGCCGGACATTGGGTTCAGGCAGAAAACCCTAAGGATTTCAACGAAGCAGTGAAAGATTTTCTTTCAGAAAACAGAATAGACTAA
- a CDS encoding uracil-DNA glycosylase, whose protein sequence is MTWTEILSPIKNTEYFEHLWQKVKEEYAAGKCFPPKGQIFRALELTPFDEVKVVIIGQDPYHNDFQANGLCFSVSESVTAPPSLKNIFTELKDDLGIERSKKELDDWAKQGVLLLNATLSVRAHSPNSHKDLGWEKFTNFIIKAISDQKENVVFVLWGAFAQKKEEFIDSSKHFIIKSAHPSPFSVYRGFYGSKPFSKINSYLESKNSEIISW, encoded by the coding sequence ATGACCTGGACCGAAATTCTTTCCCCGATTAAAAACACCGAATATTTTGAACATCTTTGGCAAAAAGTGAAAGAAGAATATGCCGCAGGGAAGTGTTTTCCTCCTAAAGGTCAGATTTTTCGGGCACTGGAACTTACGCCTTTCGATGAGGTAAAAGTGGTGATCATCGGTCAGGATCCGTATCACAATGATTTTCAGGCTAATGGGCTGTGTTTTTCTGTTTCTGAAAGTGTGACGGCACCGCCTTCACTCAAAAATATTTTCACCGAACTGAAAGATGATCTGGGAATTGAGAGAAGCAAAAAAGAGCTCGACGATTGGGCGAAACAGGGTGTTTTGTTATTGAATGCCACACTTTCGGTGAGAGCGCATTCGCCTAACTCGCACAAAGATTTGGGTTGGGAAAAATTCACCAATTTCATTATCAAAGCGATTTCCGATCAAAAAGAAAATGTGGTTTTTGTCCTCTGGGGCGCTTTTGCTCAAAAAAAAGAGGAATTTATCGATTCCTCTAAACATTTTATTATCAAATCTGCTCATCCATCGCCGTTTTCAGTGTATCGCGGATTTTACGGAAGTAAGCCTTTTTCTAAAATTAACAGTTATCTGGAATCGAAAAATTCAGAAATTATTTCGTGGTAG
- a CDS encoding pyridoxine 5'-phosphate synthase has product MTKLSVNINKIATIRNARGGELPSVAEAAVKLQEFGAQGITIHPRPDERHITKKDVYDLKSLVHTEFNIEGNPHRPFIDMVLEIKPEQVTLVPDSDDAITSNAGWDCEMHLGFLKNVISEFKNAGIRTSIFLDPNPEMVKFAAETGTDRIELYTEAYAKNYIQNKEEAVKPYVETAKEAEKYGLGVNAGHDLSLENLKYFSDQVPNLLEVSIGHALISEALYMGLENTVQAYLKRLAKW; this is encoded by the coding sequence ATGACAAAACTTAGTGTAAATATCAATAAAATTGCAACGATCCGGAACGCCCGTGGAGGCGAACTTCCAAGTGTTGCGGAAGCCGCGGTAAAACTTCAGGAATTTGGAGCGCAGGGAATTACAATTCACCCAAGGCCGGATGAAAGACATATCACCAAAAAAGATGTCTATGATCTGAAATCTTTGGTTCATACGGAATTTAATATTGAAGGAAACCCGCACCGTCCCTTCATTGATATGGTTTTAGAAATTAAACCGGAGCAGGTGACGCTGGTGCCCGACTCCGATGATGCCATTACCTCGAACGCAGGTTGGGATTGCGAAATGCATTTGGGATTTTTAAAAAATGTGATTTCAGAATTTAAAAATGCCGGGATCCGAACATCAATATTCCTCGATCCCAATCCGGAAATGGTAAAATTTGCCGCAGAAACCGGGACAGACAGAATTGAACTGTATACAGAAGCTTATGCTAAAAATTATATTCAGAATAAAGAAGAAGCTGTAAAACCGTATGTAGAAACAGCGAAGGAGGCGGAAAAATATGGTCTGGGCGTAAATGCAGGACACGATTTAAGTCTGGAAAACCTCAAGTATTTTTCTGATCAGGTTCCTAATCTCCTGGAAGTTTCCATAGGTCATGCTTTGATTTCTGAAGCGCTCTACATGGGTCTCGAAAACACGGTGCAGGCCTATCTGAAGAGATTGGCTAAATGGTAA
- a CDS encoding lysophospholipid acyltransferase family protein, translating into MSLISRSDLIKVSGLGRIGFLKNPVASAIMNLTKINEVNKLYDVLKDKSGKDFFDSFVRERDLKYIVFEEDLAKIPKTGPFILVSNHPLGAIDGILMAKILTEIRPDFKIMGNFLLEKIKPMEPFVIPVNPFETRKYVRNSATGMRETLKHLENGGCVGIFPAGEVSNRNNDFSEIRDKTWEKPALKLIKMAKVPVVPMYFHAKNSRLFYQLAKMHPDLQTLLLPAEMMHKREKPIRIRIGKPVSVKVLEDHDSVEEMGEFLQKKIYMLKSYYEKRKSIAEQLKLPNLKLNFPLTKEENVVQNIIDETPQADLENEIAELHRKEKMLFRNVSYEVFFCTYSEIPFIMREIGRQRELTFRKIGEGSNLPFDLDHYDEHYHHLFLWDNAAKKLVGAYRMALGCEVMKKHGLEGFYTSSLFEFDPELRPFFRKVIEMGRAYISTEYQQKPLPLFLLWRGIVHVCLRNPEHKFLMGGVSISDKFSEFSKSLMIEFMRSHYYDSAVAQYIHPKKEFKVKLKDRDKHLFFDEVESDLNKLDKIIDDLEPEMRLPVLIKKYIKQNAKVISFNVDPSFNDAIDGLMYIRISELPESTIKPVLEEMSEQIQREENNSAENQ; encoded by the coding sequence ATGAGTCTTATTTCAAGGAGTGATTTAATTAAAGTTTCGGGTTTGGGGCGTATCGGGTTTCTGAAAAATCCTGTCGCTTCTGCTATCATGAATCTTACCAAGATTAATGAGGTAAACAAACTCTACGACGTTCTGAAAGATAAAAGCGGGAAAGATTTTTTCGATTCTTTCGTCCGGGAAAGAGATCTGAAGTATATTGTCTTCGAAGAAGATCTTGCTAAAATCCCGAAAACCGGTCCTTTTATCTTGGTTTCAAATCATCCGCTAGGTGCGATCGACGGGATTTTGATGGCTAAAATCCTAACCGAAATTCGTCCGGATTTTAAAATCATGGGGAACTTTCTGCTTGAAAAGATTAAGCCCATGGAACCTTTTGTAATCCCTGTGAATCCTTTTGAAACCCGAAAGTATGTCAGAAACAGCGCCACGGGAATGCGCGAAACTTTGAAGCATCTTGAGAATGGCGGCTGTGTCGGGATTTTTCCTGCCGGCGAAGTATCTAACAGAAATAACGATTTCAGCGAAATACGCGATAAAACCTGGGAAAAGCCTGCACTCAAGCTTATTAAAATGGCCAAAGTTCCGGTGGTTCCTATGTATTTTCATGCAAAAAACAGCAGACTGTTTTATCAGCTGGCCAAAATGCATCCTGATCTGCAGACATTGCTGCTCCCCGCGGAAATGATGCATAAAAGAGAAAAACCTATCCGCATCAGGATTGGAAAACCGGTTTCTGTAAAGGTTTTGGAAGATCATGATTCGGTGGAAGAAATGGGCGAGTTTCTGCAGAAGAAGATTTATATGCTGAAATCTTATTATGAAAAAAGAAAATCTATTGCAGAACAGCTGAAACTTCCTAATCTTAAACTTAACTTCCCGCTGACCAAAGAAGAAAATGTGGTGCAGAACATCATCGATGAAACACCGCAGGCAGACTTGGAAAACGAAATAGCAGAACTTCACAGGAAAGAAAAAATGCTCTTCCGAAATGTCAGCTACGAAGTGTTTTTCTGTACCTATTCAGAAATTCCTTTTATCATGCGTGAAATCGGCAGACAGCGCGAGCTTACCTTCCGAAAAATCGGTGAAGGCAGTAACCTGCCCTTTGATCTTGATCATTATGATGAACATTATCACCATCTTTTTCTCTGGGATAACGCGGCGAAAAAGTTAGTGGGCGCTTACCGGATGGCATTGGGCTGCGAAGTCATGAAAAAGCACGGCCTGGAAGGTTTTTACACGAGTTCACTTTTCGAATTTGATCCTGAATTAAGGCCCTTTTTCAGGAAAGTAATCGAAATGGGACGTGCCTATATTTCCACGGAATACCAACAGAAACCATTGCCGCTTTTCCTTTTGTGGAGAGGAATTGTACATGTTTGTCTTAGAAATCCGGAACATAAATTCCTTATGGGAGGTGTAAGTATTTCCGATAAATTCTCTGAATTTTCGAAATCGCTGATGATTGAGTTTATGCGTTCGCACTACTACGATTCTGCGGTTGCGCAGTATATTCACCCGAAAAAGGAGTTCAAGGTAAAACTGAAAGACCGCGATAAACACCTGTTTTTTGATGAGGTAGAATCTGATCTCAACAAACTCGACAAAATCATCGACGATCTTGAACCCGAAATGCGTTTGCCTGTCCTTATTAAAAAATACATCAAGCAGAATGCAAAAGTCATCTCGTTCAACGTGGATCCAAGTTTTAATGATGCTATTGACGGCCTCATGTACATCCGGATTAGTGAACTTCCCGAGAGTACGATTAAGCCTGTACTGGAGGAAATGAGTGAGCAGATACAGCGTGAAGAAAATAATTCAGCTGAGAATCAGTAA